From Methanomicrobiales archaeon HGW-Methanomicrobiales-1, a single genomic window includes:
- the nifD gene encoding nitrogenase molybdenum-iron protein alpha chain, which translates to MAETEGTIEEMLAPYPDLVKKNRKKHLVLKNEAVECCPQIEANTRTIPGIISQRGCAYAGCKGVVVAPIKDMITITHGPVGCGYYSWGTRRNKARADETTPKDKIYSQLCFITDMQEPDIVFGGEKKLAKMIDEVVAAFHPRAINICATCPVGLIGDDIGAVAKAAQERHGIQVLAYNCEGYKGVSQSAGHHIANNIIMDKIVGTGTERKPGKHVINILGEYNIGGDGWELERILEEIGYTVNSILTGDASYLNIKNLHLADLNIVQCHRSINYIAEMMETKYGTPWLKVNFIGIESTNQSLRQMAKCFGDPELVQKTEMVIERETTRVMAALEQYRKMCTGKTAFAFVGGSRSHHYQYLLRDIGMEVVVAGYEFAHRDDYEGRQVIPTIKTDSDSKNIPELHLSPDANLYRQAHEHLSISKEQYDALKKEIPLSYYEGMFPNMKSGELLIDDCNHHEIEELVALYKPDLVFSGVRDKYIAHKLGIASKQLHSYDYSGPYAGYTGAVNFARDVTDALMTPAWNLIIPPWEKTEKTGSENNA; encoded by the coding sequence ATGGCAGAAACAGAAGGAACGATAGAGGAGATGCTCGCGCCCTACCCGGATCTGGTAAAGAAAAACCGGAAAAAGCATCTCGTTTTAAAAAACGAGGCGGTCGAATGCTGTCCGCAGATTGAAGCGAATACGCGAACAATCCCCGGTATCATCTCGCAGCGCGGCTGTGCGTATGCCGGGTGCAAAGGTGTGGTGGTTGCACCCATCAAGGATATGATCACCATCACCCACGGCCCGGTCGGCTGCGGGTACTACAGTTGGGGAACGCGCCGCAACAAAGCACGGGCGGATGAGACGACACCCAAAGACAAGATCTATTCGCAGCTCTGCTTCATCACCGATATGCAGGAGCCGGATATCGTCTTTGGCGGGGAGAAGAAACTTGCAAAGATGATCGATGAGGTTGTGGCCGCATTCCACCCGCGGGCGATCAACATCTGCGCAACCTGCCCGGTTGGCCTGATCGGTGACGATATCGGTGCGGTAGCAAAAGCCGCACAGGAACGCCACGGAATCCAGGTGCTCGCCTACAACTGCGAAGGCTACAAAGGAGTCAGCCAGTCGGCAGGTCACCATATTGCCAACAACATCATCATGGACAAAATTGTCGGGACAGGTACGGAAAGAAAACCCGGCAAACACGTCATCAACATCCTTGGTGAGTATAACATCGGCGGTGATGGGTGGGAACTGGAGCGCATTCTCGAAGAGATCGGGTATACGGTCAACAGTATCCTCACCGGTGATGCGAGTTACCTTAACATCAAAAACCTGCACCTTGCCGATCTCAACATCGTCCAGTGCCACCGTTCGATCAACTACATTGCCGAAATGATGGAGACCAAGTACGGCACCCCCTGGCTCAAGGTAAATTTCATCGGTATCGAGTCAACGAACCAGTCGCTGCGACAGATGGCGAAATGCTTTGGTGATCCGGAACTGGTACAAAAAACCGAAATGGTCATCGAACGGGAGACTACCCGGGTGATGGCAGCGCTTGAACAATACCGGAAAATGTGTACGGGTAAGACTGCGTTTGCCTTTGTCGGCGGTTCACGAAGCCACCACTACCAGTACCTGCTCAGGGATATTGGCATGGAAGTTGTCGTTGCGGGATACGAATTTGCCCACCGCGATGACTATGAAGGCCGTCAGGTGATACCCACGATCAAGACGGATTCCGATTCCAAGAATATCCCCGAACTTCACCTGTCGCCCGATGCAAACCTGTACCGTCAAGCGCATGAGCACCTCAGTATCTCGAAAGAACAATATGATGCGCTCAAAAAAGAGATCCCGCTCAGTTATTACGAAGGGATGTTCCCGAACATGAAAAGCGGGGAGCTCCTCATTGACGACTGCAACCATCACGAGATAGAAGAACTCGTTGCACTCTATAAACCCGACCTGGTCTTCTCCGGTGTCCGGGACAAGTATATCGCCCATAAACTGGGTATCGCCTCAAAACAGCTCCACTCGTACGACTACAGCGGACCGTATGCCGGTTATACCGGTGCAGTGAACTTTGCGCGTGATGTAACAGACGCGTTGATGACACCGGCCTGGAACCTGATCATTCCCCCGTGGGAAAAAACAGAGAAAACAGGAAGTGAGAACAATGCTTGA
- a CDS encoding P-II family nitrogen regulator has translation MKEIMAIVRMKKTGATKKALIAAGVAGFTAVKVLGRGRLVTDPEKIEECREKLMSMGMDEFSESGDTEKLVTSFLDGSRFFPRRLFTILAHDDDVPRIIEAVTNANRTEYGIGDGTIFVLPVADAVRVRTGEAGEAAIW, from the coding sequence ATGAAAGAAATTATGGCGATTGTCCGGATGAAAAAGACCGGAGCCACGAAAAAAGCTCTCATCGCAGCTGGCGTGGCCGGTTTTACTGCGGTAAAAGTGCTCGGTCGGGGCAGGCTTGTGACCGATCCGGAAAAAATTGAAGAATGCCGGGAAAAACTCATGTCGATGGGTATGGACGAGTTCAGTGAGTCGGGTGACACCGAGAAGCTTGTCACCAGTTTCCTGGACGGCTCGCGGTTCTTCCCGCGACGCCTGTTCACGATCCTGGCACATGATGATGACGTTCCCCGTATTATCGAAGCGGTCACAAACGCGAACCGCACGGAATATGGGATTGGGGACGGGACCATCTTTGTCCTGCCGGTAGCCGACGCAGTCCGCGTGCGCACCGGTGAAGCAGGCGAAGCAGCTATCTGGTAA
- a CDS encoding nitrogenase molybdenum-iron protein subunit beta gives MLECIPETPIEHTTGKINPAKTCQPLGAMYAALGIHSCLPHSHGSQGCCAYHRMHLTRHFREPALASSSSFTEGASVFGGAANLKTSIKNVFAIYNPEVMAIHTTCLSETIGDDIPSILKQAEIPEGKTVIHINTPSYQGSHITGFAGMCKAMVAYLSESDGTPQKDQVNVLPGFVNPGDMREIRRIVTELGVKMIMFPDTSGVLDAPLTKKYQMYPDGGATVAEIRDAGNSSLTLALGAFASNDAAGLLQEKCGVTGVPLKLPIGLKATDAFIMAIKDWFGVEVPASLALERGQVVDTLIDTNIHYQGKTVAIFGDPDHVIAMTEFILTMGMVPKYVLTGTPGKAFAIEINKMLEEAGITGSRVKVEGDLFELQQWIREEKVDLLIGTTYGKYIARTEDIPFVRFGFPILDRAVHPLMPVVGYRGCLRLIEQISNALLDRRDRDSLDEDFELVL, from the coding sequence ATGCTTGAATGTATCCCGGAGACTCCGATAGAACATACGACCGGGAAGATTAACCCGGCCAAAACCTGCCAGCCTCTCGGCGCTATGTATGCTGCGCTCGGCATCCACAGCTGCCTGCCCCACAGCCACGGCTCGCAGGGCTGCTGTGCCTACCACCGCATGCACCTGACCCGGCACTTCCGGGAACCGGCGCTTGCCTCATCGAGTTCCTTTACTGAAGGAGCTTCGGTCTTTGGCGGTGCGGCAAACCTCAAGACTTCCATCAAGAACGTCTTTGCCATCTACAATCCCGAGGTCATGGCAATTCACACAACCTGCCTCTCCGAGACAATTGGTGACGATATCCCCAGCATTCTCAAACAGGCAGAGATACCCGAAGGAAAGACGGTCATCCACATCAACACTCCCAGTTACCAGGGATCGCATATCACCGGTTTTGCCGGTATGTGCAAGGCGATGGTTGCGTACCTCAGCGAGTCTGACGGGACGCCCCAGAAAGATCAGGTGAACGTTCTCCCGGGATTTGTGAACCCGGGCGACATGCGGGAGATCCGCCGTATCGTGACCGAACTCGGCGTGAAAATGATTATGTTCCCCGATACGTCAGGTGTCCTTGATGCCCCGCTCACGAAAAAATACCAGATGTATCCCGATGGCGGTGCAACAGTCGCCGAGATCCGCGATGCCGGCAACTCCTCGCTCACGCTTGCGCTGGGTGCGTTCGCCTCAAATGATGCCGCCGGGCTCCTGCAGGAAAAATGCGGGGTCACTGGTGTCCCCTTAAAACTCCCCATTGGCCTGAAAGCCACGGATGCGTTCATCATGGCTATCAAAGACTGGTTTGGCGTTGAGGTTCCTGCCTCTCTCGCGCTTGAACGTGGGCAGGTAGTTGACACCCTCATTGACACAAACATCCACTACCAGGGAAAAACCGTTGCAATCTTTGGTGACCCTGACCATGTCATTGCCATGACCGAATTCATTCTGACCATGGGAATGGTTCCGAAATATGTCCTGACCGGAACGCCCGGCAAGGCGTTCGCCATCGAGATTAATAAGATGTTGGAAGAGGCCGGGATCACGGGAAGCAGGGTAAAAGTGGAAGGCGATCTCTTTGAACTCCAGCAGTGGATACGGGAAGAGAAAGTCGATCTGCTGATCGGCACTACCTACGGCAAGTATATCGCAAGAACTGAGGACATTCCGTTCGTCCGCTTCGGTTTCCCGATTCTCGACCGGGCCGTGCACCCGCTTATGCCGGTTGTCGGCTACCGTGGATGCCTGCGCCTGATCGAGCAGATCAGCAACGCGCTCCTTGACCGCCGGGACCGCGACAGCCTTGATGAAGACTTTGAACTTGTGTTATAA
- the nifH gene encoding nitrogenase iron protein, translating to MKRQVAIYGKGGIGKSTTTQNTVAALAEAGKKIMVVGCDPKADSTRLLLHGMHQKTVLDTLRDEGDDIELEAVLKPGYKGTKCVESGGPEPGVGCAGRGIITSINLLESLGAYTDELDYVFYDVLGDVVCGGFAMPIREGKAEEIYIVASGELMALYAANNIAKGIKKYADNGKVRLGGIICNSRNVDNERPLLEAFAKELGSQLIYFVPRDNLVQRAEINKKTVIDYDPTSGQANEYRNLAKAIDENKLFVIPKPMTQERLEELMMQHGFLDAM from the coding sequence ATGAAACGACAGGTAGCAATTTACGGAAAAGGCGGTATCGGCAAATCGACCACAACCCAGAACACGGTTGCAGCACTGGCAGAAGCGGGAAAGAAGATCATGGTGGTCGGGTGCGACCCGAAAGCGGACTCAACACGGCTCCTCCTGCATGGGATGCACCAGAAGACAGTCTTAGATACGCTTCGGGACGAGGGAGACGACATCGAGCTTGAAGCCGTACTCAAACCGGGATACAAAGGCACGAAATGTGTCGAGTCCGGTGGCCCGGAACCAGGAGTCGGTTGCGCAGGCCGGGGAATCATCACGTCAATCAACCTCCTCGAATCTCTTGGAGCGTATACGGATGAACTCGACTACGTCTTCTACGATGTGCTTGGTGACGTAGTCTGCGGAGGATTCGCAATGCCGATCCGTGAAGGAAAGGCAGAAGAGATCTACATTGTAGCGTCCGGCGAACTGATGGCGCTGTATGCAGCCAACAATATTGCAAAAGGGATCAAGAAGTATGCCGACAACGGAAAAGTGAGACTCGGCGGTATTATCTGTAACAGCCGTAATGTCGACAACGAACGTCCCCTGCTCGAAGCATTTGCCAAAGAACTTGGATCGCAGCTCATCTACTTTGTCCCTAGGGACAACCTTGTGCAGCGGGCCGAAATCAACAAAAAGACGGTAATCGACTATGACCCGACTTCGGGTCAGGCAAATGAGTACCGCAATCTGGCTAAAGCCATTGATGAAAACAAGCTGTTTGTTATCCCCAAACCGATGACACAGGAACGCCTTGAAGAGCTCATGATGCAGCACGGGTTCCTGGACGCAATGTGA
- a CDS encoding P-II family nitrogen regulator, protein MLLIRAIVRPEKKDEVLAELSTAGFNAATMVDVVGRGKQKGIKIGGMVYDEIPKTLILMVIPDEAKDMVIKMILSIAKTGTEGTFGDGKIFVSPVEEVYTISKGTPGL, encoded by the coding sequence ATGTTACTGATACGAGCAATTGTTCGACCCGAAAAGAAAGATGAAGTGCTTGCTGAACTGTCCACTGCGGGATTCAATGCAGCCACCATGGTCGATGTGGTTGGCCGGGGAAAGCAGAAAGGAATCAAGATTGGCGGAATGGTCTATGATGAGATCCCAAAGACTCTCATCTTAATGGTCATCCCGGATGAGGCCAAGGACATGGTCATCAAGATGATCTTATCAATTGCAAAGACCGGAACGGAAGGAACATTTGGCGACGGCAAGATCTTTGTCAGTCCCGTTGAAGAAGTCTATACCATCTCAAAAGGCACCCCGGGTCTGTGA